From Desulfovibrio aminophilus, one genomic window encodes:
- a CDS encoding sigma 54-interacting transcriptional regulator, protein MTEEEINLHLREIINTMHEGMVLVRPDGSIMMVNDALSRITGYTREELMDQPCSVLGCDVCRKSRAEGRAHWCRLFDTKRESLKSCHLTRKDGTLAHVLKNAAILQDSQGRAIGAVETVTDISELDKRDLKIRELSRILDAEEGFQGLIGRSPAMRRVYEILERAAQSDAPVIILGESGTGKELAARAIHALGPRRDGPFVQINCAAFNDALLESEIFGHVKGAFTGAYRHRTGRFEEADGGDVFLDEVGDVPPAIQVKLLRVLETKKFERVGDNRPLSLDARIITATNQDLPELVANKRFRQDFFYRINVLPIQLPPLRERREDIPLLVEHFIRRLNRSSGHAVSGLTPEALDRLARHSWPGNVRELKSALEYAFVVCDKGLIGPEHLPQQIAQGAAACPPPADVLPDAGAPREKAELIEALRRTGGNKSAAARLLGVNRLTVQNRMRKYGLDMRKVVTE, encoded by the coding sequence GTGACCGAAGAAGAAATCAATCTCCACCTGCGCGAGATCATCAATACCATGCATGAGGGCATGGTGCTCGTGCGCCCGGACGGCAGCATCATGATGGTCAACGACGCCCTCTCGCGGATCACGGGCTACACGCGCGAGGAACTCATGGACCAGCCCTGCTCCGTGCTCGGCTGCGACGTCTGCCGCAAATCCCGGGCCGAGGGCCGGGCCCACTGGTGCCGCCTCTTCGACACCAAACGAGAGTCGCTCAAGAGCTGCCATCTGACGCGCAAGGACGGCACCCTGGCCCACGTGCTCAAGAACGCGGCCATCCTCCAGGACAGCCAAGGCCGGGCCATCGGCGCGGTGGAGACGGTCACGGACATCAGCGAACTGGACAAGCGCGACCTGAAGATCCGCGAGCTTTCGCGCATCCTGGACGCCGAGGAGGGTTTCCAGGGCCTCATCGGCCGCTCCCCGGCCATGCGCCGGGTCTACGAAATCCTGGAGCGCGCGGCCCAGAGCGACGCGCCGGTGATCATCCTCGGCGAGTCCGGCACGGGCAAGGAGCTGGCGGCCCGGGCCATCCACGCCCTGGGCCCGCGCCGCGACGGCCCCTTCGTGCAGATCAACTGCGCCGCCTTCAACGACGCCCTGCTGGAGTCCGAAATCTTCGGCCACGTCAAGGGCGCGTTCACCGGGGCCTATCGCCACCGCACCGGCCGCTTCGAGGAGGCCGACGGCGGCGACGTGTTCCTGGACGAGGTGGGCGACGTGCCCCCGGCCATCCAGGTGAAGCTCCTGCGCGTGCTGGAGACCAAGAAATTCGAGCGGGTGGGCGACAACCGGCCGCTCTCCCTGGACGCCCGGATCATCACCGCCACGAATCAGGATCTGCCCGAGTTGGTGGCCAACAAGCGCTTCCGCCAGGACTTCTTCTACCGCATCAACGTCCTGCCCATCCAGCTGCCGCCCCTGCGCGAGCGCCGGGAGGACATCCCGCTCCTGGTCGAGCACTTCATCCGGCGGCTGAACCGCTCCTCGGGCCACGCGGTCAGCGGGCTCACCCCGGAGGCCCTGGACCGCCTGGCCCGGCATTCCTGGCCGGGCAACGTCCGCGAACTGAAAAGCGCCCTGGAGTATGCCTTCGTGGTCTGCGACAAGGGCCTCATCGGCCCCGAGCACCTGCCCCAGCAGATCGCCCAGGGCGCGGCCGCCTGCCCGCCGCCCGCCGACGTCCTCCCGGACGCCGGAGCGCCGCGCGAAAAGGCCGAACTCATCGAGGCCCTGCGCCGTACCGGCGGCAACAAGTCCGCCGCCGCCCGGCTCCTGGGCGTGAACCGGCTCACCGTGCAGAACCGCATGCGCAAGTACGGGCTGGACATGCGCAAGGTGGTCACGGAATGA
- a CDS encoding citrate synthase: protein MTKIAYLTIDGTVYELPMFEGSEGERAIDITQLRSLSGCITYDPGFANTGSCRSAITFVDGEKGILRYRGYPIEQLAEKGSFIETAMLLIFGHLPSKEERSCFRELLGGQELLHEGLRHHFEGFPSKGDPMAILSAVINSLGCYHPELVDIENEEEFTLAAAKIISKVRTIAAWAYRKSKGLPFMYPNPSLSYCRNFLHMMFSIPNRFHEPTPEAVRALSLFFILHADHEQNCSCSTVRMVGSTQASLFASVSAGICALWGRLHGGANAGVIRMLERIRDGQMSIPTVIEKVKNREMRLMGFGHRIYKNYDPRAKILKQAAHDLLAKMGRHDELLDIALDLAAAAMADDYFAERKLYPNVDFYSGLILRALHVPVNMFPVMFAIGRMPGWIAHWYEDHQNPTLRIHRPRQVYVGEPRRDYIPMEDRGIIDG from the coding sequence ATGACCAAGATCGCCTACCTGACCATCGACGGCACCGTGTACGAACTGCCCATGTTCGAGGGCAGCGAGGGGGAGCGGGCCATCGACATCACCCAGCTGCGGAGCCTCTCCGGCTGCATCACCTATGACCCCGGTTTCGCCAACACCGGCTCGTGCCGAAGCGCGATCACCTTCGTGGACGGTGAGAAGGGCATCCTGCGCTACCGGGGCTACCCCATCGAGCAGCTCGCGGAGAAGGGCTCGTTCATCGAAACGGCCATGCTGCTCATCTTCGGGCACCTGCCGAGCAAGGAGGAGCGTTCCTGCTTCCGCGAGCTGCTGGGCGGGCAGGAACTCCTGCACGAAGGCCTGCGCCACCACTTCGAGGGCTTCCCCTCCAAGGGCGATCCCATGGCCATCCTCTCGGCCGTGATCAACTCCCTGGGCTGCTACCATCCCGAGCTGGTGGACATCGAGAACGAGGAGGAGTTCACCCTGGCGGCGGCCAAGATCATCAGCAAGGTGCGCACCATCGCGGCCTGGGCCTACCGCAAGTCCAAGGGACTGCCGTTCATGTACCCCAACCCGTCCCTGAGCTACTGCCGCAACTTCCTGCACATGATGTTCTCGATCCCGAACAGGTTCCACGAACCCACCCCGGAGGCCGTGCGGGCCCTGTCCCTGTTCTTCATCCTGCACGCGGACCACGAACAGAACTGCTCCTGTTCCACGGTGCGCATGGTGGGCTCCACCCAGGCCAGCCTCTTCGCCTCGGTTTCGGCCGGAATCTGCGCCCTCTGGGGCCGCCTGCACGGCGGGGCCAACGCGGGCGTGATCCGCATGCTGGAGCGCATCCGCGACGGCCAGATGTCCATCCCCACGGTCATCGAGAAGGTCAAGAACCGCGAGATGCGGCTCATGGGATTCGGCCATCGCATCTACAAGAACTACGACCCCCGGGCCAAGATCCTCAAGCAGGCGGCCCACGACCTGCTGGCGAAGATGGGCCGCCACGACGAGCTGCTGGACATCGCCCTGGACCTGGCCGCCGCGGCCATGGCCGACGACTATTTCGCCGAGCGCAAGCTCTACCCCAACGTGGACTTCTACTCCGGGCTCATCCTGCGGGCCCTGCACGTGCCGGTGAACATGTTCCCGGTCATGTTCGCCATCGGCCGCATGCCCGGCTGGATCGCCCACTGGTACGAGGACCATCAGAATCCCACCCTGCGCATCCACCGGCCCCGTCAGGTCTACGTCGGAGAACCCCGGCGCGACTATATTCCCATGGAAGACAGGGGAATCATCGACGGCTGA
- a CDS encoding cytochrome c, giving the protein MKRKGASARPGGILAALLIMACCHFTGEAGAADEGKARALGKKVFAEQCQACHETGGDNDIRKHTAKIATVGMEAYLTGQGRVFDHMPFFEGGEKERRAVAVYVTMDINGKAPDRPQVVRIKPLPLTIPTFDAKKDQYVLLAWNTLGMKCITDCDGSFSFLPPGNALGAVLLKRGPKPQLVGEGVELAYEAPEGSRNPAAHVDFWKYAPSIIGKELPLNVSAAGKGLSGEMGYNDKSRVFEAAGIPVTPYVDGGGVNPYPLFTVTAKDKTSGAVLARTMTVAPVGAEMGCWICHGGTWRTNGTSGISKETAQGILKVHDKRNGTDLLARSEAGRPVLCQSCHPDPLLNAKGDPARLNLPAAMHGFHVNYLTGQGEETCSRCHPDSPTGVTRCLRDAHAAKGIGCGKCHGLLEDHALNLLKGELAAGKQRAELFMRHVKPRAVATLAELKPRTPWLQEPECLTCHVRRGKPQAAKVTAFNVWTEGPGQLYRNRKDDLGKVPCIACHGAPHASYPSMNPYGKDRDNVQPMQYMGLAGPIGARQRCAVCHTQPMERDAHHKAMFGG; this is encoded by the coding sequence ATGAAGAGAAAGGGAGCGTCGGCTCGGCCGGGAGGGATCCTGGCGGCGCTGTTGATCATGGCGTGCTGTCACTTCACGGGAGAGGCCGGCGCGGCCGATGAAGGCAAGGCGCGGGCCCTGGGCAAGAAGGTTTTCGCCGAGCAGTGCCAGGCCTGCCACGAGACGGGCGGCGACAACGACATCAGGAAGCATACAGCCAAAATCGCGACCGTGGGCATGGAGGCCTACCTCACCGGCCAGGGCCGGGTTTTCGATCACATGCCCTTTTTCGAGGGCGGCGAGAAGGAGCGGCGGGCGGTGGCCGTCTACGTGACCATGGACATCAACGGCAAGGCCCCGGATCGGCCCCAGGTGGTGCGCATCAAGCCCTTGCCGCTGACCATCCCGACCTTCGACGCCAAGAAGGACCAGTACGTGCTGTTGGCCTGGAACACCCTGGGCATGAAATGCATCACCGACTGCGACGGCTCGTTTTCCTTCCTTCCTCCCGGCAACGCCCTGGGCGCGGTATTGCTCAAGCGCGGCCCCAAGCCGCAACTGGTCGGCGAGGGGGTGGAGCTGGCCTACGAAGCCCCTGAAGGCTCACGCAATCCGGCGGCGCATGTGGACTTCTGGAAGTACGCTCCGTCCATCATCGGCAAGGAGTTGCCCCTGAACGTCTCGGCCGCCGGCAAGGGGCTGAGCGGAGAAATGGGCTACAACGACAAGAGCCGGGTGTTCGAGGCCGCCGGGATACCGGTGACGCCCTACGTGGACGGCGGCGGCGTCAACCCCTACCCGTTGTTCACCGTGACTGCCAAGGACAAGACCTCCGGCGCCGTGCTGGCCCGGACCATGACCGTGGCCCCGGTGGGAGCGGAGATGGGGTGCTGGATCTGTCACGGCGGAACCTGGCGGACCAACGGCACCTCGGGCATTTCCAAGGAGACGGCCCAGGGCATATTGAAGGTCCACGACAAGCGCAACGGCACGGACCTGCTGGCGCGATCCGAGGCGGGCAGGCCCGTGCTCTGCCAGAGCTGCCACCCCGATCCCTTGCTCAACGCCAAGGGCGATCCGGCGCGCCTGAACCTGCCCGCGGCCATGCATGGATTCCACGTCAACTACCTGACCGGCCAGGGCGAGGAGACCTGCTCCCGCTGCCACCCGGACAGCCCCACCGGGGTGACGCGCTGTCTGCGCGACGCGCACGCGGCCAAGGGCATCGGCTGCGGCAAGTGCCACGGCCTGTTGGAAGATCACGCCCTGAACCTGCTCAAGGGGGAACTCGCGGCGGGCAAGCAACGGGCCGAACTGTTCATGCGCCACGTGAAGCCGCGCGCGGTGGCCACGCTGGCGGAACTCAAGCCCCGCACCCCCTGGCTGCAGGAACCGGAGTGTCTGACCTGCCATGTCCGGCGCGGCAAGCCCCAGGCGGCGAAGGTCACGGCCTTCAACGTCTGGACCGAGGGCCCGGGACAGCTCTACCGCAACCGCAAGGACGACTTGGGCAAGGTGCCCTGCATCGCCTGTCACGGCGCGCCCCATGCCTCCTATCCGTCCATGAATCCTTACGGCAAGGACCGGGACAACGTGCAGCCCATGCAATACATGGGGCTGGCCGGTCCCATCGGGGCCAGGCAGCGTTGCGCGGTGTGCCATACGCAGCCCATGGAGCGGGACGCCCACCACAAGGCCATGTTCGGCGGCTGA
- a CDS encoding PAS domain S-box protein, with protein sequence MSTWKRILPILLLTLLLLPSCPGPALADMELTQAEREWLDANRDNLILWYDGKFPPIEFQGPSGDFDGLGADVMRLIENELGVTFRAIPSRDWSGQLKSLESGESAIAPVIVRNPERERYAFFSAPYINIPVVIITTREKGGNKTLDDFRGLRVAAVKGYVSEGFLRDNYTGSFEIVPVPNIQEGLRDVSFGVVDALVENLAVAAYYIEQEKLPNLRVVGTTKMTYPISFAVSRKYPLLFSSMQKALSAVNQGEIDAAVQKWIHLEQPGVLNREEVRLIKVGAAFLLTLLLSLGFVSWLLKRRLREKVANVDRIERELRDKSERLELALTAINAGIWDFFPATGKAYYSPQWCTMLGYGTDCAPQTFEGWAAFAHPDDVAGVNRILMDYITQGGRGEYEAEFRMSTQDGGWRWILGKGRTVEWDAEGRPTRIIGLNLDIHKLKEAQEARRKSEALSRAILDQAFALIALLDSQGRILNLNRTALDFVGAPLDGLMGRPFWEGAWWPDRSEGEAVCREGMRKSLRGEIFRREVRHLGHDGEERIIDFSISPFTDETGAVRQFVCEGRDVTEMRRARDAVAESERRFRTIFENAPYSIAINRLSDGAYLDVNNAFLEKNSLTREKALKLSSHDFAAVSSENEAEIQRRIREAGGVHNMEAGIRQRDGSVNHIIYSAVPITVGGELCALSMTVDVTDKKRAEEALRASEEKYRAIFNNAPIGIFRTSFQGRFVDANRTLARMLGYSSREDLLNSVHDIARDIYPSAAMRRRLLDAVLASPSGASLEIEFKRKTGEPFHAIIHASLLMTPEGEPAFLDGTIEDISERKRAEEALRASEEKFSRLFRLSPDSIMLLHLQSGRLADVNDAFAQLTGYSREEALGQSALELRLYRDPAARERLYEHLAAGDVVKDFEFELQRKDGDPVLCSLSCQVLAINEQPYLMAVMRDVTEIKKMQEMMIQTEKMISVGGIAAGIAHEINNPLGIVLQAAQNLVQRTRPDFPKNLEAARGIGLDMNQLAEYMRARKLDVFLEDIQSAAQRASAIIRHMLDFSRRSESKRKVCHLDAIVEKALSLAQTDYDLKKSYDFKQIKVEIDMDDDLPTINCTETEIEQVLLNLLRNSAQAMAEAEPPQVNPRIAVRVKSTPDGVRLEVEDNGPGMPPEVRRRIFEPFFTTKAPGVGTGLGLSVSYFIVTKGHGGRMKVASTPGVGTTFTIELPTDEALRRAGAAS encoded by the coding sequence ATGTCGACGTGGAAACGTATTCTACCGATCCTTCTTCTGACGCTGCTCCTGCTGCCCTCCTGCCCGGGGCCCGCCCTGGCCGACATGGAGCTCACCCAGGCCGAGCGAGAATGGCTGGACGCCAACCGCGACAACCTCATCCTCTGGTATGACGGCAAGTTCCCGCCCATCGAGTTCCAGGGACCCAGCGGCGACTTCGACGGCTTGGGCGCGGACGTGATGCGGCTCATCGAGAACGAACTCGGCGTGACCTTCCGCGCGATCCCCTCGCGGGACTGGAGCGGCCAGCTCAAGTCCCTGGAGAGCGGGGAGTCGGCCATCGCCCCGGTCATCGTGCGCAACCCGGAGCGTGAGCGCTATGCCTTTTTCAGCGCCCCCTACATCAATATCCCCGTGGTCATCATCACCACTCGCGAAAAGGGCGGGAACAAGACCCTGGACGACTTCAGGGGCCTGCGGGTGGCCGCCGTGAAAGGCTACGTCTCCGAGGGATTCCTGCGCGACAACTACACCGGGAGCTTCGAGATCGTCCCGGTGCCCAACATCCAGGAAGGCCTGCGGGACGTGTCCTTCGGCGTGGTGGACGCCCTGGTCGAGAACCTGGCCGTGGCGGCCTACTACATCGAGCAGGAGAAGCTGCCCAACCTGCGCGTGGTCGGAACCACGAAGATGACCTACCCGATCAGCTTCGCCGTAAGCCGCAAGTATCCCCTGCTCTTCAGCTCCATGCAGAAGGCTCTTTCCGCCGTGAATCAAGGGGAGATCGACGCCGCGGTCCAGAAATGGATCCACCTGGAGCAGCCCGGCGTCCTGAACCGCGAAGAGGTGCGACTGATCAAGGTCGGCGCGGCCTTCCTCCTGACGCTGCTCCTGTCGCTCGGGTTCGTGAGCTGGCTGCTCAAGCGCCGCCTGCGGGAGAAGGTGGCCAACGTGGACCGGATCGAACGGGAGCTCCGGGACAAGAGCGAACGTCTGGAGCTGGCCCTCACCGCCATCAACGCGGGCATCTGGGACTTCTTCCCGGCCACGGGCAAGGCCTACTACAGCCCCCAGTGGTGCACCATGCTCGGCTACGGCACGGACTGCGCTCCCCAGACCTTCGAAGGCTGGGCCGCGTTCGCCCATCCCGACGACGTGGCCGGCGTGAACCGCATCCTCATGGACTACATCACCCAGGGCGGCCGCGGGGAATACGAGGCCGAGTTCCGCATGAGCACCCAGGACGGGGGCTGGCGCTGGATCCTGGGCAAGGGCCGGACCGTGGAATGGGACGCCGAGGGCCGCCCCACGCGGATCATCGGCCTCAACCTGGACATCCACAAGCTCAAGGAGGCCCAGGAGGCCCGCCGCAAGTCCGAGGCCCTGTCCCGGGCCATCCTGGACCAGGCCTTCGCGCTCATCGCCCTGCTCGACTCCCAGGGCCGCATCCTCAACCTGAACCGGACCGCCCTCGACTTCGTGGGCGCCCCGCTGGACGGCCTCATGGGCCGCCCCTTCTGGGAGGGGGCCTGGTGGCCCGACAGGAGCGAGGGCGAGGCCGTCTGCCGGGAAGGCATGCGCAAAAGCCTGCGGGGCGAGATATTCCGGCGCGAAGTCCGCCACCTGGGCCACGACGGCGAGGAGCGCATCATCGACTTCTCCATCTCGCCCTTCACGGACGAGACCGGCGCGGTCCGCCAGTTCGTCTGCGAGGGACGCGACGTCACCGAGATGCGCCGGGCCCGCGACGCGGTGGCCGAAAGCGAACGCCGCTTCCGCACCATCTTCGAGAACGCCCCCTATTCCATCGCCATCAACCGCCTGTCCGACGGCGCATACCTGGACGTGAACAACGCCTTCCTGGAGAAAAACAGCCTCACCAGGGAAAAGGCCCTGAAGCTCTCGTCGCACGACTTCGCGGCCGTGTCCTCCGAGAACGAGGCCGAAATCCAGCGCCGCATCCGCGAGGCCGGAGGGGTCCACAACATGGAGGCCGGTATCCGGCAACGCGACGGGAGCGTCAACCACATCATCTATTCCGCGGTGCCCATCACCGTGGGCGGCGAACTCTGCGCCCTGTCCATGACCGTGGACGTGACCGACAAGAAGCGGGCCGAGGAGGCCCTCCGGGCCAGCGAGGAGAAATACCGGGCCATCTTCAACAATGCGCCCATCGGCATCTTCCGCACCAGCTTCCAGGGTCGTTTCGTGGATGCCAACCGCACCCTGGCGCGCATGCTCGGCTACTCCAGCCGCGAGGACCTCCTCAACTCGGTCCACGACATCGCCCGGGACATCTATCCCAGCGCGGCCATGCGCAGGCGCCTCCTGGACGCCGTGCTCGCCTCGCCCTCCGGGGCGAGCCTGGAGATCGAATTCAAGCGCAAGACCGGAGAACCGTTCCACGCCATCATCCACGCCTCCCTGCTGATGACCCCGGAGGGCGAGCCCGCCTTTCTGGACGGCACCATCGAGGACATCAGCGAGCGCAAGCGCGCCGAGGAGGCCCTCCGGGCCAGCGAGGAGAAGTTCTCCCGGCTCTTCCGGCTCTCGCCGGACAGCATCATGCTCCTGCATCTGCAAAGCGGGCGCTTGGCCGACGTCAACGACGCCTTCGCCCAGCTCACCGGCTATTCCCGCGAGGAGGCCCTGGGCCAGAGCGCCTTGGAGCTGCGGCTCTACCGTGATCCCGCCGCGCGCGAACGGCTCTACGAACACCTGGCAGCCGGCGACGTGGTCAAGGATTTCGAATTCGAGCTCCAGCGCAAGGACGGCGATCCGGTGCTCTGCTCCCTCTCCTGCCAGGTCCTGGCCATCAACGAGCAGCCCTACCTCATGGCCGTGATGCGCGACGTCACCGAGATCAAGAAGATGCAGGAGATGATGATCCAGACCGAGAAGATGATCTCGGTGGGCGGCATCGCGGCGGGCATCGCCCACGAGATCAACAACCCCCTGGGCATTGTGCTCCAGGCGGCCCAGAACCTCGTCCAGCGGACCCGGCCCGACTTCCCAAAGAACCTGGAGGCGGCCCGGGGCATCGGCCTGGACATGAACCAACTGGCCGAATACATGCGGGCCCGCAAACTGGACGTCTTCCTGGAGGACATCCAGTCCGCCGCGCAGCGCGCCTCGGCCATCATCCGGCACATGCTCGACTTCAGCCGCCGCAGCGAATCCAAGCGCAAGGTCTGCCACCTGGACGCCATCGTGGAGAAGGCCCTGAGCCTGGCCCAGACCGATTACGACCTCAAGAAAAGCTACGATTTCAAACAAATAAAGGTTGAGATCGACATGGACGACGATCTCCCGACCATCAACTGCACTGAAACCGAGATCGAACAGGTGCTCCTGAACCTGCTGCGCAATTCGGCCCAGGCCATGGCCGAGGCCGAGCCACCCCAGGTGAACCCGCGCATCGCCGTGCGGGTCAAGAGCACCCCCGACGGGGTGCGCCTCGAAGTCGAGGACAACGGTCCGGGCATGCCTCCCGAGGTGCGGAGGCGGATATTCGAGCCGTTCTTCACCACCAAGGCCCCGGGCGTGGGCACGGGCCTCGGACTCTCGGTTTCCTACTTCATCGTCACCAAGGGACATGGAGGGCGAATGAAGGTGGCCTCGACCCCGGGCGTGGGCACCACCTTCACCATCGAGCTGCCGACGGACGAGGCGCTGCGCCGCGCCGGAGCGGCATCCTGA
- a CDS encoding ABC transporter substrate-binding protein, which yields MRKRFQYHADMTIRPLIALWAFFAALLLAPRAAFPIDDAPAAGHPVVLVTDQMKPFSYIEEGTARGFATDIVTEALDAAGIPHALEFLPWNRALERAQDEPGVFIFCLVRTPEREGRFAWVAPLVAAEAGLFRLRSRPDLAGVDCGNLATYRVAAIRGYFTSEILRQWGVPESNVTLFTDLNKRTIIEHLELGRSDFFLGDPLAFAFDLKAAGKEHELVLNGPALRVGDYYLAANPATDPALLRRVGEALRRLRESGRAKAILQEYSRRERP from the coding sequence ATGCGGAAGCGTTTTCAGTATCATGCCGACATGACGATCCGGCCCCTCATCGCCCTGTGGGCCTTCTTCGCCGCGCTGCTGCTCGCGCCGCGCGCGGCCTTTCCCATTGACGACGCTCCCGCCGCCGGCCACCCCGTCGTCCTGGTCACCGACCAGATGAAGCCATTCTCCTATATCGAGGAAGGAACCGCGCGCGGCTTCGCGACGGACATCGTGACCGAGGCCCTGGACGCCGCGGGAATTCCCCACGCCCTGGAGTTCCTGCCCTGGAACAGGGCCCTGGAGCGGGCCCAGGACGAACCCGGCGTATTCATCTTCTGCCTCGTCCGGACCCCGGAGCGGGAAGGCCGCTTCGCCTGGGTCGCGCCGCTGGTCGCCGCCGAGGCGGGACTGTTCAGATTGCGCTCCCGGCCCGACCTCGCGGGGGTGGACTGCGGAAATCTGGCCACATACCGGGTGGCCGCCATACGGGGCTACTTCACCTCCGAGATCCTGCGTCAGTGGGGCGTGCCCGAGAGCAACGTGACCCTGTTCACCGACCTGAACAAACGCACGATCATTGAACACCTGGAATTGGGGCGCTCGGACTTCTTTCTCGGCGATCCCCTGGCCTTCGCCTTCGACCTGAAGGCCGCGGGCAAGGAACACGAATTGGTTCTGAACGGCCCGGCCCTGCGGGTCGGGGACTATTATCTCGCCGCCAACCCGGCGACAGACCCGGCCCTGCTGCGCCGGGTCGGCGAGGCGCTGCGGCGGCTGCGGGAAAGCGGGCGGGCCAAGGCCATCCTCCAGGAATATTCGAGGAGGGAACGGCCATGA